In Amphiura filiformis chromosome 1, Afil_fr2py, whole genome shotgun sequence, the following are encoded in one genomic region:
- the LOC140149093 gene encoding protein CEBPZOS-like, whose product MSGARKAVWKGTKLFIYAEVALIGGSYLVWRRMNRNQEFRKYMHEKYPYILEVFYKTAELGGIKDARKNDYETWGITLTSHSAPRTSSTPSS is encoded by the exons ATGTCGGGAGCCAGAAAAGCAGTTTGGAAAGGaactaagctcttcatttatGCAGAGGTAGCATTGATAGGTGGTTCTTACTTGGTGTGGCGCAGAATGAACAGAAACCAAG AATTCAGAAAGTACATGCATGAAAAATATCCTTATATCCTTGAAG ttttctacaaaACAGCAGAATTGGGAGGCATAAAGGATGCCAGAAAGAATGACTATGAAACCTGGGGGATTACTTTAACATCCCATTCAGCACCTAGAACTTCAAGTACACCATCTTCATGA